A section of the Vibrio vulnificus CMCP6 genome encodes:
- a CDS encoding DUF721 domain-containing protein, whose protein sequence is MRDHRPTSTQELIDGSGSSLQKIQHHACEILELNKVLAELLPNGTAQHCRAANLRQGCLILDVASAAIKMKIDYDRLTILNALRSRGFAKLMAIEVRINPGLYQQKDPKDQKKREPISQNAANALTMIAEMAPPKVKARLERLAAMAEKKSS, encoded by the coding sequence ATGCGTGATCATCGCCCCACTTCAACACAAGAACTTATTGACGGTAGCGGTAGCTCGCTACAAAAGATCCAGCATCATGCGTGCGAGATACTCGAGTTGAATAAAGTGTTAGCAGAATTGCTGCCAAATGGGACGGCACAGCATTGCCGAGCGGCAAATTTACGTCAGGGATGTTTGATCCTCGATGTCGCCAGCGCAGCGATCAAAATGAAGATTGATTATGATCGATTAACGATCCTGAATGCTTTACGCTCTCGCGGATTCGCTAAATTAATGGCTATCGAAGTACGCATTAATCCTGGCCTTTATCAGCAAAAAGATCCTAAGGATCAAAAGAAGCGCGAGCCGATCTCGCAAAATGCTGCAAATGCTTTAACTATGATTGCCGAAATGGCACCACCAAAAGTGAAAGCTCGTCTCGAGCGATTGGCTGCAATGGCAGAGAAGAAATCGAGCTGA
- the ftsZ gene encoding cell division protein FtsZ yields the protein MFEPMMEMSDDAVIKVVGVGGGGGNAVEHMVRESIEGVEFISVNTDAQALRKTSVGNVIQIGGNITKGLGAGANPQVGRDAALEDKERIKELLIGADMVFIAAGMGGGTGTGAAPVIAEVAKELGILTVAVVTKPFSFEGKKRLAFAEQGIDELSKHVDSLITIPNEKLLKVLGRGITLLEAFASANDVLKNAVQGIAELITRPGMINVDFADVRTVMSEMGHAMMGSGVAKGEDRAEEAAEMAISSPLLEDIDLAGARGVLVNITAGLDMRLDEFETVGNTVKAFASDNATVVIGTSLDPDMADEIRVTVVATGIGNDKKPDITLVSGGKAKVAQPTAAPQPVVAAKVEEKPAQTLQERPQVTPQPSTPVSSSPASGSQNAAPKQEKESGYLDIPAFLRRQAD from the coding sequence ATGTTTGAACCGATGATGGAAATGTCTGACGATGCTGTAATTAAAGTCGTTGGGGTTGGTGGCGGCGGCGGTAATGCTGTAGAACACATGGTGCGTGAATCCATCGAAGGCGTGGAATTCATCAGCGTCAATACGGATGCACAAGCACTTCGTAAGACAAGTGTGGGCAATGTGATCCAGATTGGTGGCAACATCACTAAAGGTCTGGGTGCAGGTGCAAACCCACAAGTTGGTCGTGACGCAGCTCTTGAAGACAAAGAAAGAATTAAAGAATTGCTGATTGGTGCCGATATGGTGTTTATCGCAGCTGGCATGGGCGGTGGTACTGGTACTGGTGCTGCTCCCGTTATTGCAGAAGTTGCGAAAGAGCTAGGCATCCTGACGGTTGCAGTAGTAACCAAGCCGTTTAGTTTCGAAGGAAAGAAGCGCTTAGCATTTGCTGAGCAAGGTATCGATGAATTATCAAAGCATGTTGACTCATTGATCACCATTCCAAACGAAAAGCTGCTGAAAGTGCTTGGTCGCGGCATCACTTTGTTGGAAGCCTTTGCTAGCGCGAATGATGTTCTAAAAAATGCAGTGCAAGGTATCGCCGAGCTAATTACTCGCCCTGGCATGATCAACGTGGACTTTGCGGACGTTCGTACAGTGATGTCTGAGATGGGTCACGCGATGATGGGTAGCGGTGTGGCAAAAGGCGAAGATCGTGCAGAAGAAGCGGCGGAAATGGCTATTTCTAGCCCACTTCTCGAAGATATCGACCTTGCAGGTGCTCGTGGCGTGCTGGTTAACATTACCGCTGGTCTAGATATGCGCCTAGATGAATTTGAAACGGTGGGTAATACTGTTAAAGCGTTTGCTTCGGATAACGCAACAGTCGTAATCGGTACTTCACTTGATCCAGACATGGCGGATGAAATTCGAGTGACGGTGGTTGCTACCGGTATCGGTAACGATAAGAAACCAGACATCACGTTAGTTTCAGGTGGTAAAGCTAAAGTCGCTCAACCAACTGCAGCACCACAACCTGTTGTGGCAGCGAAGGTGGAAGAGAAACCGGCACAAACTTTGCAGGAAAGACCTCAGGTTACTCCTCAGCCATCGACGCCTGTTTCTTCTTCTCCTGCATCAGGTAGCCAGAATGCGGCACCTAAGCAGGAAAAAGAGAGCGGATATTTGGATATTCCGGCATTTTTACGTCGTCAGGCTGATTAA
- the lpxC gene encoding UDP-3-O-acyl-N-acetylglucosamine deacetylase has product MIRQRTLKEIVKTTGVGLHSGRKVTLTLRPAAANTGIIYRRTDLTPAVDFPADPASVRDTMLCTALVNDEGVRISTVEHLNAALAGMGIDNIIIEVDAPEIPIMDGSASPFVYLLQQAGIETQNAAKRFIRIKKPVRFEDGDKWAEFVPFNGFRMDFEIEFNHPAIDSDEQRLLFDFSTQGFVREISRARTFGFMRDIEYLQSQNLVLGGSFDNAIVLDDYRILNEEGLRFENEFVTHKVLDAIGDLYMCGHAIIGEFRAYKSGHGLNNQLLRAVLADQEAWEWTTFEEEVGSPVAFAEPNMVLA; this is encoded by the coding sequence ATGATCAGACAACGTACTCTGAAAGAAATTGTGAAAACAACTGGTGTGGGTCTCCACTCTGGTCGTAAAGTCACATTAACTCTTCGCCCTGCAGCTGCAAACACTGGCATTATTTATCGCCGCACTGATCTAACGCCTGCGGTAGATTTTCCTGCTGATCCTGCTTCTGTTCGTGACACTATGTTGTGTACTGCGCTCGTGAATGATGAGGGTGTGCGCATTTCTACAGTGGAGCATTTGAACGCAGCGCTTGCGGGTATGGGTATCGATAACATCATCATTGAAGTTGATGCTCCTGAAATTCCAATTATGGATGGCAGCGCAAGTCCATTTGTTTACTTGCTTCAGCAAGCAGGCATTGAGACACAAAATGCAGCGAAGCGTTTTATCCGTATTAAGAAACCAGTTCGTTTTGAAGACGGTGACAAGTGGGCTGAATTTGTACCATTTAATGGTTTCCGCATGGATTTTGAAATCGAGTTTAACCACCCTGCAATCGATTCTGATGAGCAGCGTTTGTTGTTCGATTTCTCAACGCAAGGTTTTGTTCGTGAAATCTCTCGTGCACGTACTTTTGGCTTTATGCGTGATATCGAATATCTCCAGTCACAAAATTTAGTCTTGGGTGGCAGCTTTGACAACGCCATTGTGTTGGACGATTACCGCATTCTTAACGAAGAAGGCCTTCGTTTCGAAAACGAATTTGTTACGCACAAAGTGTTGGATGCGATCGGTGACCTTTACATGTGTGGTCATGCGATTATTGGTGAGTTCCGCGCATACAAATCCGGACATGGTTTAAATAACCAATTGCTACGCGCAGTGTTGGCAGATCAAGAAGCTTGGGAATGGACAACGTTTGAAGAAGAAGTTGGTTCTCCAGTTGCCTTCGCAGAACCGAATATGGTTTTAGCGTAA